A single bacterium DNA region contains:
- a CDS encoding type II toxin-antitoxin system RelB/DinJ family antitoxin — protein MSKTATIRARIEPKLKKEVENLLENLGISTSEAINIFYHMIKLRKGLPFSIVVPNETTRNVFEDTDADRNVIHCLGTDEMFKKLGI, from the coding sequence ATGAGTAAAACCGCTACAATAAGGGCTCGAATTGAGCCTAAATTAAAAAAAGAGGTGGAAAATCTTTTAGAGAATTTAGGCATATCTACAAGCGAGGCAATAAATATTTTTTATCATATGATAAAATTAAGGAAAGGCTTGCCTTTTTCAATTGTTGTTCCCAATGAAACAACAAGAAATGTATTTGAAGACACAGACGCTGATAGAAATGTGATTCATTGCTTAGGCACGGATGAAATGTTTAAGAAGCTGGGGATATAA
- a CDS encoding CsgG/HfaB family protein: MKKSILLIFSMFIISTGCKSYMQTYIKEEVPLHKIKKIAIIPFDNTSKDKNAGDKLASLFSLELRNSKRFDIIEAGEVERALKEVKVRVKGGVSTIEVSDVQKIGETLGANAVIIGTIDTFEVEKKDDPVISMNIRMLDTKDGSLIWNADYSATGSSFAYILDFGKIESLNFLCRKMVKQVLVPVIKKSKNSSKDAKIKIENVKKLSEDTELKSKDLKTKVDELEVKAKEAREKANDMESRAKQAESEALRINPEAIARQSAVLQSEIKDAEGKLTAITENLKRKSGNKIIIENKIKEIELELKGYYDKINELKNQINICQAKQRVEAIRGNHGAAEEFKKKADETRAELETVQAKHDDIKKTYDSYTGELETVNPDVKKAEDEVKFAKEKLDSLQAQSATIETYKKNLPPVIGQDQIATAKQKEAGAKTLRAAANQASIESKRLRDMADQAKKQLEKISHDADAAKKAYEEIRTKLGEESIPD, encoded by the coding sequence ATGAAAAAATCAATTTTATTAATATTCAGCATGTTTATTATAAGTACAGGTTGTAAATCTTATATGCAGACTTATATTAAAGAGGAGGTGCCGTTACATAAAATAAAAAAGATAGCTATAATTCCTTTTGACAACACCAGCAAAGATAAAAATGCGGGAGATAAATTAGCGAGTCTTTTTTCATTGGAATTACGTAATTCCAAGCGGTTTGATATAATTGAAGCGGGTGAAGTTGAAAGAGCATTAAAGGAAGTAAAAGTAAGGGTAAAGGGGGGAGTAAGCACCATAGAAGTTTCTGACGTCCAGAAGATAGGTGAAACATTAGGGGCGAATGCGGTAATTATAGGGACAATAGATACCTTTGAGGTAGAGAAGAAGGACGACCCTGTGATTTCAATGAACATCCGTATGCTTGACACAAAAGACGGCTCTCTTATATGGAACGCTGATTATTCAGCGACAGGAAGCAGTTTTGCATATATTCTTGATTTTGGGAAAATAGAATCGCTTAATTTTCTTTGCCGTAAAATGGTTAAACAGGTGCTTGTTCCTGTTATAAAGAAAAGTAAAAACTCTTCAAAAGACGCGAAGATAAAAATTGAAAATGTCAAAAAGCTTTCGGAAGACACAGAGTTAAAATCTAAAGATTTGAAAACAAAAGTTGATGAATTGGAGGTTAAAGCAAAAGAAGCCAGAGAGAAAGCGAATGATATGGAATCGCGTGCAAAACAGGCAGAAAGTGAGGCATTAAGAATAAATCCTGAAGCGATAGCCCGGCAATCAGCCGTATTACAGTCTGAGATTAAAGATGCCGAGGGTAAATTAACGGCAATCACAGAGAATTTAAAAAGGAAATCGGGGAATAAAATCATCATTGAGAATAAGATAAAAGAGATTGAATTGGAATTAAAGGGTTACTATGATAAGATAAATGAACTTAAAAATCAAATTAATATTTGTCAGGCTAAACAAAGAGTAGAAGCTATCAGGGGTAATCACGGGGCGGCTGAAGAATTTAAGAAAAAAGCCGATGAAACCAGAGCAGAATTGGAAACAGTACAAGCAAAACATGATGATATTAAGAAAACTTACGATAGTTATACCGGAGAATTAGAAACCGTAAACCCTGATGTAAAAAAAGCGGAAGATGAAGTAAAGTTTGCAAAAGAAAAGCTCGATTCATTACAGGCCCAGTCAGCGACAATAGAAACCTATAAAAAAAATTTGCCTCCGGTAATTGGGCAGGATCAAATAGCAACAGCAAAACAAAAGGAGGCAGGGGCTAAAACACTCAGGGCAGCAGCAAACCAGGCAAGTATTGAATCAAAACGTTTAAGAGATATGGCTGATCAGGCAAAAAAACAGCTCGAAAAAATAAGCCATGACGCAGATGCTGCAAAAAAGGCTTATGAGGAAATAAGAACTAAATTAGGAGAAGAGTCAATCCCTGATTAG
- the crcB gene encoding fluoride efflux transporter CrcB yields MFKILLVGMGGFIGSIFRYLLGNWVTRLLNNPEFPYGTFTVNILGCLIIGFLGGVVNLRQGFAPEARLFLFAGILGGFTTFSSFGYETFLLLNNGKIWTAGFNIVSQVVIGLIAVWVGYRLSGIL; encoded by the coding sequence ATGTTTAAAATTTTACTTGTCGGGATGGGCGGTTTTATCGGCTCGATATTCCGGTATCTTTTAGGTAATTGGGTCACCAGATTATTGAATAATCCGGAGTTTCCTTACGGGACATTTACCGTAAATATTCTGGGGTGCCTGATAATTGGTTTTCTTGGCGGTGTTGTTAATTTGCGCCAGGGATTTGCTCCCGAGGCAAGGCTTTTTTTATTTGCCGGGATTCTCGGCGGGTTCACGACATTTTCCTCTTTTGGTTACGAGACTTTTCTTTTATTAAATAACGGAAAAATTTGGACAGCCGGATTTAATATTGTTTCGCAGGTAGTTATCGGATTGATCGCGGTTTGGGTTGGATACAGGCTTTCGGGGATTTTATAA
- a CDS encoding type II toxin-antitoxin system YafQ family toxin, whose product MLKPAYTKQFQKDLEKARKRSKNIEKIKAVIVQLTHEKPLDKKYKNHKLIGNYKDRQECHIEPDWLLIYKITKEEIVFERTGTHSDLFK is encoded by the coding sequence ATGCTAAAGCCGGCATATACAAAACAATTCCAAAAAGATTTAGAAAAGGCCCGAAAAAGAAGTAAAAACATTGAAAAAATAAAAGCAGTTATCGTCCAACTGACACATGAAAAACCGCTTGATAAAAAATATAAAAACCATAAACTTATAGGTAATTACAAAGACAGGCAAGAATGCCATATTGAACCTGATTGGTTATTGATTTATAAAATAACAAAAGAAGAAATCGTTTTTGAAAGAACCGGCACACATTCTGATCTTTTTAAATAA